A segment of the Actinomycetota bacterium genome:
AAAATTTGCTCCCGGATATATCACCAATCCCACTTTGGGGCAAGTGAAAGTAACGGTCTTATCCGCAACCACGCATTCCCCGTGAACGTGCCCACTATCAACTTCTAAACCGGAGGGCACATCCACGGAGAGGACCGAGTGAGCAGTTCGGTTGATTATCTCTATTACTTCACCTGCGAATCCCTTCACCGCTCCCTTGAGACCAATACCAAAGATGGCATCCATGAGTAAATCAGCTCGACTCAAGGAGGCTTCAAAATGGCCCAAGGTATTGGAATCCAAAACTTCATATGGGATGGAAAGAGCGTTTAAGGATCGGAAGGCATCGGATGCATCCTCGGAGAGTTCTTCATGGGAAGCTAACCCAAAGACCATAACCTTCACGCCAGCTTCGTGAAGAAAGCGAGCGGCTACGAATCCGTCGCCCCCATTATTTCCCTTCCCACAAACGGCAATGACCTCCCCTCGTCCGGAAACCATTTTCAAAACTTCCCTGGCCACTGCCTCCCCAGCTTTTCCCATGAGGATACGAGTGGATATCGCCAGTTTTCGGATGGCTTCCTCCTCAATCTGCTGCATCTCTTCGCCCGTTACGATGTACAAATATCCTCACCCCCGCCCCTGGCGAGAGCAAAGGCAATGGCACTTTCGTGGCTAAAGGAAAGGCTGATAAGGATATCTGAAACTCCCTTTTCTTCGGCTATTGAAGCTGCCTTCCCCCTCAGTCGAATGAAAGGCTTCCCGAAAGAATCTCGACAGATTTCAAGATCTGTCCACTTTATCCCCCTAAGACCCGTTCCCAGAGCCTTTAGAACAGCTTCTTTAGCTGCGAAACGCACTGCAAAATGAAGATGGGGTCTTAACCGACTCTGGCAATATTCCTGTTCCTGGAGGGTAAACAGTCTGGATAGAAGACGGGGATATTTTTGGATGGCTCTCTC
Coding sequences within it:
- a CDS encoding holo-ACP synthase, producing the protein MVKGIGVDIVEIHRMERAIQKYPRLLSRLFTLQEQEYCQSRLRPHLHFAVRFAAKEAVLKALGTGLRGIKWTDLEICRDSFGKPFIRLRGKAASIAEEKGVSDILISLSFSHESAIAFALARGGGEDICTS
- a CDS encoding NAD(P)H-hydrate epimerase, which produces MYIVTGEEMQQIEEEAIRKLAISTRILMGKAGEAVAREVLKMVSGRGEVIAVCGKGNNGGDGFVAARFLHEAGVKVMVFGLASHEELSEDASDAFRSLNALSIPYEVLDSNTLGHFEASLSRADLLMDAIFGIGLKGAVKGFAGEVIEIINRTAHSVLSVDVPSGLEVDSGHVHGECVVADKTVTFTCPKVGLVIYPGANF